The Deltaproteobacteria bacterium sequence CGGGGTAAGAATTGCCCAGAAGGAACTCTTGAGGGCGCCCAGGATCTCCAGCAAGGTTCCTCTGCGTTCCAGTCCCCGGTATCCTCTTCTTCGTGAGATCAGATAGGCCACCAACACCGTGCCAACCCCTGTCAACAAACCCGGGATGATGCCGGCCACAAAAAGAGCACTCACAGAAACACTGGTGATATTGCCATAGATAATAAAGGCGATACTCGGCGGGATGATGATGGACAGATCAGAGGAATTGGCAATGGTAGCGCCGGCAAAGTTCTTGTCATAGCCGTGCTTGATCATGGGAGCCAGGAGGATGAGACCCACAGCAGCCGTGGTAGCAGGGCCGGAGCCTGAAAGAGCCCCCCAGAACATACAGGTGAGCACCGCCACCACTGCCAGGCCGCCCACCATTCTTCCCACCAGAAGTTCAAAAAAGCTGGCAATAGTAGCCGCAAGACCTGCCCTTTCCAGAATCACTCCTGCCAGGACGAAAAACGGAATGGCCAGCAGTGGAAAAGAAGCAATGCCGGAAATAAAGTTTACTCCCAGCATTTCAATGCCGAGATTGAAAAAATAGATGGTAATCAGGGCCGCCATGCCGAGGCAGGTGCCAATGGGTACCCCAAGAAACATGAACACCATCAGGGTGACTGAGATGACGAGAATTTCCATTACTTGCCTACCCCAGCAAGCTCGCGCAATGACACCGTAGTACGCCGGTATATTCCTCTAAAGACAAAGACAGAAAGAACAGGAACTCCCAAATAGTATATCCAGACTGGTATGCCCAGAGCTCCTGAGGTGGCATGAAAGAGAACAATCTCGTCATATATGGCCTGAATGATAAATATGTTTACCACAATGAAGAGGCCAGTATTGAGCAATGCTGAGAAAATTACGGCAGTTTTTTTGACTCCTGCTGGCATGAGGTTGACGAAAGTCACCATGCCCAGGTGCCCTCCCCTTTCAAAGGCAATGCCAGAACCAACCACTGTCAGCCAGACAAAGAGATTGATGGTTATCTCCTCGGTAGCCGCAAAGGAGAAGTGGAAAAGATAACGACTGAGGACATTGACAAAGGCAATGGCAGCCATGGCAAAGAGCAAAATTGCCGCAACCCAGTAATCCGTCCTGATTTTTCCCTTGCTGGTCATGGAGCATCTCCCTTGCAAAAAAGAAAACCCCTGGAACCATTGCCATTCTCAGGGGTTTTCCCAACCTGGCCGGCTATCTGGACATGTCCAGCTTGGCCGCCTCATAGAGATTCTTGCCGATCCTGGGCACCCACTTGTCGTAAATGGGCCTGGTTGCAGCTATGAACAACTGCCGCTGTTGTTCATCGAGAAATGAAACCTTCATGCCTTTGCTCTCTAGAAATTTAACTGGCTCAGGCACCTTCATGGAGTAGTGAAACGTCTTTTGCAGTATGCCAAGTGACTTCTGGCCATCCAGGCCTGCTCGGCATAGGGCCT is a genomic window containing:
- a CDS encoding TRAP transporter large permease, with protein sequence MEILVISVTLMVFMFLGVPIGTCLGMAALITIYFFNLGIEMLGVNFISGIASFPLLAIPFFVLAGVILERAGLAATIASFFELLVGRMVGGLAVVAVLTCMFWGALSGSGPATTAAVGLILLAPMIKHGYDKNFAGATIANSSDLSIIIPPSIAFIIYGNITSVSVSALFVAGIIPGLLTGVGTVLVAYLISRRRGYRGLERRGTLLEILGALKSSFWAILTPVIILGGIYTGVFTPTEAAVVAVFYSLFVAVCIYRSITLRNLVDILVDAAVTSSVIMFIVVFAGIFTWAASVIGVIDLAANAIVRISPNAVVMIILIDFLLLGLGMFLDAISISYLLMPILIPVLAAFKIDPLWYGVIFISALAIGQATPPVGVNLFTAANLIEGDIDSIAKQAIPFVIMDAIVLIILSFIPWLSMYLPVKAGLYTP
- a CDS encoding TRAP transporter small permease; its protein translation is MTSKGKIRTDYWVAAILLFAMAAIAFVNVLSRYLFHFSFAATEEITINLFVWLTVVGSGIAFERGGHLGMVTFVNLMPAGVKKTAVIFSALLNTGLFIVVNIFIIQAIYDEIVLFHATSGALGIPVWIYYLGVPVLSVFVFRGIYRRTTVSLRELAGVGK